From the Leptospira biflexa serovar Patoc strain 'Patoc 1 (Paris)' genome, one window contains:
- a CDS encoding cytidylyltransferase domain-containing protein, whose protein sequence is MEKAKTKIVATIEARMTSSRLPGKVLKEVFNKPMLYYLVQRLRMVPSIDEIVLATTINKTDDVLIDFAKIEGISYFRGSEDDVMSRVVGAGESAKADVIVEITADCPIIDPAVVDQTIQLYLHNPCDYASNVIVRSYPIGMDTQVFSLDTLKKSFSMTEDKLDREHVTRHIRQNPDLFKQVHLVSSYLDYWPELAVTLDEVSDYELIKKIIEYFYEKNPYFSCADIVALIKEKESWLDINRDVKRKGLN, encoded by the coding sequence ATGGAAAAGGCTAAAACTAAAATAGTTGCTACGATCGAAGCAAGGATGACTTCCTCTCGATTACCAGGGAAAGTATTAAAGGAAGTATTCAATAAGCCAATGTTGTATTATTTAGTGCAACGGTTGAGAATGGTTCCTTCAATTGATGAAATTGTTTTAGCCACGACAATAAACAAAACGGATGATGTTTTAATCGATTTTGCCAAAATTGAGGGAATTTCTTATTTTCGGGGAAGTGAAGATGATGTTATGTCCAGAGTTGTAGGTGCAGGAGAATCTGCTAAGGCTGATGTCATTGTCGAAATAACAGCAGACTGTCCTATTATTGATCCAGCTGTGGTCGATCAAACAATACAATTATATTTACATAATCCATGTGATTATGCAAGTAATGTAATCGTACGTTCCTATCCCATTGGAATGGATACACAAGTTTTTTCGTTAGATACTCTTAAAAAATCTTTCAGTATGACTGAAGACAAGTTAGATAGGGAACATGTCACAAGACATATCAGACAAAATCCCGATTTGTTCAAACAAGTTCATTTAGTGTCATCTTATTTGGATTATTGGCCAGAACTTGCGGTAACTTTGGATGAGGTTTCTGATTATGAGTTAATCAAAAAAATCATAGAATATTTTTATGAAAAAAATCCATATTTTTCTTGTGCAGACATCGTTGCGCTAATCAAGGAGAAGGAGTCTTGGCTTGATATAAACCGGGATGTAAAGAGAAAAGGTCTCAATTGA